The Enteractinococcus fodinae genome has a segment encoding these proteins:
- a CDS encoding DNA-formamidopyrimidine glycosylase family protein has translation MPEGDSLVRLAHRLRPVMHEHIIQRSDFRVPQLATMDLSGWLVTDITPTAKYLSVTVASPENVTDTAHQLVVLSHLGMDGSWQIDTRPSFRTRCILHFADHSVLGDSLKLLEVLSVEQAEQQLAFLGPDLLDSAWDQPDTAQQLLAQSLQNFRQAPDQPIATALLDQRLVSGIGNIYRCEVLLLAGMHPHRPVSELTDEQLIGLILLAKDLMVINVPPRAPERARRRTVDVRRDPDAPFGVRVATATEQARTRADRKRSRRDPNFWVYGRERQGCLRCGGPVRLEKLGTKPDNERDLHWCPNCQTG, from the coding sequence ATGCCAGAAGGCGATTCCCTGGTCAGACTGGCTCACCGATTGCGGCCGGTGATGCACGAACACATCATTCAACGCAGCGACTTCCGCGTGCCGCAACTGGCCACCATGGACTTATCAGGGTGGTTGGTCACCGACATCACGCCAACCGCCAAGTACCTCTCCGTCACGGTCGCCTCACCCGAGAATGTCACCGACACAGCACATCAGCTCGTGGTGTTGTCCCATCTTGGGATGGATGGTTCGTGGCAGATAGACACCCGACCCAGCTTCCGCACGCGCTGTATCTTGCACTTTGCAGACCATAGTGTGCTCGGCGATAGCCTAAAGCTGCTCGAGGTACTGTCGGTAGAACAGGCAGAACAGCAGCTCGCGTTCCTTGGCCCCGACCTATTGGATTCTGCCTGGGACCAGCCCGATACTGCGCAACAGCTCTTGGCCCAATCATTGCAGAACTTTCGCCAAGCCCCAGATCAACCGATTGCCACAGCGCTATTAGATCAGCGGCTCGTGTCAGGCATCGGCAACATTTACCGGTGCGAAGTGTTGCTGTTGGCGGGCATGCATCCACACCGGCCCGTATCCGAACTCACCGACGAACAACTGATCGGATTGATCCTGTTGGCCAAAGACCTGATGGTGATCAACGTGCCGCCACGTGCGCCGGAGCGAGCCCGACGCCGGACCGTGGATGTTCGCCGCGATCCCGATGCGCCATTCGGGGTGCGTGTTGCGACTGCAACAGAACAAGCACGCACTCGAGCTGACAGGAAACGCAGCCGGCGTGATCCCAATTTCTGGGTGTACGGCCGCGAGCGCCAAGGCTGTTTACGCTGTGGCGGCCCCGTCCGGTTAGAAAAGCTGGGAACCAAGCCCGATAATGAGCGGGATCTGCACTGGTGCCCCAACTGCCAGACCGGATAG